The Mesorhizobium opportunistum WSM2075 DNA window CCAACCGCGTTGCGCTCAGCGAGAGCAGTCTCGCGCGCTTGGTGGTCAAGGAAACAGGGCTGAGCTTCGGCCGCTGGCGCCAGCAATTGCATTTGATCGTGGCAATTCGGGAATTGGCCTCCGGTGCCAGCGTGCAGCAGGTCTCTGGCGATCTGGGCTACGGTTCCGTCACCGCCTTCATCACCATGTTCAAGAAGGCGCTCGGGAAGCCGCCGGCAAAATATCTCGGCGGCATCGCGCAAAATGGCGGCTCTGCCTTCGTGGCGTAACCAGGATCGGCTTTAGGCAGCAGACGGTTCAGCCGCCTCCGGCTTGCGGCCGAGCACCTCTTCGACGATCCCGCGCGCGATCTCGCGCTCGCCCATGATCACCGTGTCGGCGCCGAGCCCCTTGAGATGCTCGACTTCGGCGTCGGAATGGGCGCGGGCGACGACGTTGATGCCGGGATTGGCGGCGCGGGCACGCAGCACGACCTGACCGGCCTCGAACGCATTGGGAATGGCCAGGATCAGCTGCCTGGCGCCTTCCGGATTGGCGGCGGCGAAGACTTCGGCGTTGGCCGCATTGCCTGCGACGGTCTCGACGCCGTCCGCCTTCAGCTTCGCCAGCGTCTTGTCGGCGTCCTCGATGACGAGGAAGGGCAGTCCAGCGTCTCTCAACGCGGCGCCGACGAGGCCGCCGACACGGCCATAGCCGATCAGGATGGCGTGGCCGGTGAGCGCCGTCTTCGGCGGCGGACCGTCTTCATTTTTGGAGGTCGAGGCAACCGAGGCGACCTGGCCCGGCTCCGTCGCCGGACCAACCGGCTTTGCGTCGGCCGGTACCGCGGTCCTGGCGGCACGCGCCTCCAGCCACGGCTTCATCCAGTCGACGACAAGGAACATCAGCGGGTTCAGCACGATCGACAGGATCGCGCCGGCCAGGATCAGGTCGCGGCCCTGTTCCGGCAGAAGTTTCAAACCGACGCCGAGTTCCGCCAGGATGAAGGAGAATTCGCCGATCTGGGCAAGGCTTGCCGAAATCATCAAGGCGGTGGCCAGGGGATAGCCGAAGGCGACGACGATGACGAACGCCGCCAGCGACTTGCCGATGACGATGATGGCGAGCGTCGCCAGGATCGGCAGGCCGTTGCTGACCAGGCTGAACGGGTCGAACAGCATGCCGACCGAGACGAAGAACAGCACCGAGAAAGCATCGCGCAGTGGCAGCGATTCTTCCGCCGCGCGATGGCTGAGCTCGGACTCGCTCATGATCATGCCGGCGAAGAAGGCGCCCAGTGCCAGCGAGACGCCGAACAGCTTGGCGGCGCCGAAAGCGACGCCGAGCGCAATGGCCAGCACCGAGAGGCGGAACAACTCGCGCGATCCGGTGTGGGCGACATAGTGCAGGATCCAGGGAATGACCCGGCGGCCCACCACGAGCATGACGACGACGAAGGCGGCGACCTTGGCCAGCGTGATGCCGACGACGCCCCAGATGCCGTAGCTCGGCGGCAACGACAGCAGCCCGCTTGCGTGCACATCCGCCTGTTCCTGGCCGCCAAGCGCGCCGGCGAGGGCCGGCAAAAGCACCAGCGCCAGCACCATGGCCAGATCCTCGACGATCAGCCAGCCGACGGCGATGCGGCCGCGCTCGGTCTCGATCAGCCGGCGCTCCTGAAGCGCGCGCAGCAGCACCACGGTCGAGGCGACCGACAGCGCCAGGCCGAACACAACCCCCGCGCCCATCGACCAGCCGAGCATCCAGGAAAGGCCGGCGCCGAGCGCGGTGGCAAAGCCGATCTGGACGATGGCGCCGGGCACGGCGATGGCGCGGACCGACAAGAGGTCCTTGAGCGAGAAATGCAGGCCGACGCCGAACATCAGCAGGATGACGCCGATCTCGGCCAATTCATTGGCGACGCCGGCATCGGCGACGAAGCCGGGCGTGTTCGGCCCGACCAGCACGCCGGCTATGAGATAACCGACCAGCGGCGGAATGCGGAAACGATTGGCGAGAGCCCCGAAGACGAAAGCCAGCCCCAGACCGGCGACGATGGTGGCGATAAGGGGCGTGTCATGCGGCATTGTCTATGGAGCGCCTTTCAAGCTAGCGATGTCGGAAGTGCGCCGCCCAAAGCCGTCGCCTGTTTTGCAATATGGTGGATGGGATGTCGGCGATGCAACCCGCAAAGCGGCGAAATCGCCGGCGGGGAGACAAATACTTGACCGCGGATGCTTGAGCGCAGACGATCGGCAGGCTGCCGATCAGGCGGCCCGCAGCATGGCCTCGATCTCTGGTATGGCGTGGTTGGTCAACGTCTTGGGGATTTCGGCGACAACCTTTTCCTCGACCTCCTTGTGCAATTTCTTGCGCATGGATCCGAGCACCATTGGCGGCGCGATGAGCACGATCTCGTTGAATTCGCCGCCATGCGCGAGCTTGTAGAGCCGGTCGACGATCTCGTCGGCGAAGCGTTCCTTACCGATGCGGTGCCAGTCCGTGTCCTCGACCGCGCTGCGGTGCACCGAGGGACCGTCATTGTAGCGACCCGGACTGTCACTGCCTTGCTCGCGCGTGGGCGGATTTTCCTGCTCCATCTCCTGCACGACCTGGAGGTCCGGAAATTTGTTGTCGCCGGCGTTCCTGAGGAAAAGTGCCTTTTCGCCATCAGCCACCATGATCCAGATACCGTGCTTCAGCTTGATCATGTGGCGGGTTCCTTTCTTCGACGTCATGGCTTTCCGCGCGCCCCGAACAGTTCGACTTCGGCACGAGGGGAACGCGTGGCGAACCGTTAATGTTCCAGCCTCTGGAATCGGCCTTGAGGCCGGCGCGACGGACGCCGAAAGGCAGAGGCGCCCGAAGGCTGCTTTAATCTACTGAATTGGTAGAAATTAGAAAAAACTGTTTTGCGAGATGCTGCGCCAATGGCTAAAAAGACCTGAAATCAAGCTTTGCCGTGGCTGCTTGAATCCGCTCTTTGCGCGGATGTGGAATATTTTTCTCTTGCCCTTCGCAGTTGCGAAAAAGCGATTGCCTGCCATCACAGGATGCGCGAGTGCTTTGCTTCTGGTTTTACGCGCCCGGGCGTAAAACTGCAGCCTGTTCAGGACCCTGCTCGTTTTCATGCCGCACACCGCCCCCAAGCTCAATGCCTTCCCCGTCTTCGTGCGGGTCGAGGGCGAAGCCGTGGCCATTGTCGGCGGCGGCGAGGAAGCGCTGGCCAAAGCGCGGCTGGTCGGACAGTCGAGCGCGGTTTTGCGCATCATCGCCCAAGACGCCGAACCGGAGCTGTTGGCTTTCATCGCCCAGACCGGCGCGAACCATGTCGCGGCGGCTTACGACGTGGCGCAGCTCGAAGGCGCGGTCTTGGTGTTTGCCGCCAGCGGCGAAGAGGCGCTGGACCGCCGGGTCGCCGGGGACGCGCGCACGCTGGGCATTCCAGTCAACGCCGTCGACCGGCCGGAACTTTGCGATTTCTTCACGCCGGCGCTGGTCAACCGTGCGCCGGTCGCCATCGCCATCGGCACCGAGGGTGCCGGCCCGGTGCTCGCCCAGATATTGCGCAGCCGCATTGACCGCATGCTGTCGCCGTCGCTCGGCAGGCTTGCGGCGCTTGCCGCTTCGTTCCGTGCCGCCGCCGAGAGACTGCCCAAGGGCAATATCCGCCGCCGCTTCTGGAGCGACTTCTTTGGCGGTGCGCCAGCGCGTGCCGTCGAGGCGGGCGAGCTTTCGCAGGCGCATGAAGCCGCGACCGACCTGTTGCTGTCGAACGCACCGGTCTCGGGCCACATCGCCCTGGTCGGCGCTGGTCCCGGTGCCGAGGATCTTCTGACGCTGCGGGCGCATCGCCTGCTGATGGAGGCCGACGTCATCGTCCATGACGCACTGGTGCCGGAGGCGGTCGTTGCCATGGGCCGCCGCGACGCCGAGCGCTTGCCGGTGGGAAAGCGCAAAGGCTGCCACACCAAGAGCCAGGCCGAAATCAATGCGCTGCTGGTCGAGCTCGGCCGCCAGGGCAAGCGCGTCGTGCGGCTCAAGTCGGGCGATCCGCTGGTGTTCGGCCGGGCCGGCGAAGAGATGGCGGCATTGCGCGATGCCGGCATCGCCTATGAGGTGGTTCCCGGCGTCACCGCGGCCTTTGCCGCCGCCGCCGATTTCGAACTGCCGCTCACTTTACGCGGGGTTTCATCGTCGATGGTGTTCACCACCGGCCACGACCTCAAGGGCAATTCATTGCCCGACTGGGCCAAGCTCGCGATTTCCGGCGCCACCGTCGCCGTCTACATGGGCCGCTCGGTTGCGGCCGAGGTTGCCGGCCGGCTGATCGAGGCCGGCCTGTCGCCGGACACGGCGGTCGCCGTGGTAGAGAATGCCAGCCTCGCCAACCGCCGCCGCTTCCACGGCACGCTGGCCGACCTGCCGTCGCTGGAAGCGCGCGCCGATCTCTCCGGGCCGGTCATGACCATTATCGGCGACGCCGTCGCCGGCGCCAATTTTGAACGTTCAGAGCCGCTTGCGGCACACACGCATGAAGGCGTGGCCAAGGCCACCTCCGAGAAAGTTCAGTCATGAAGATACTGACCGCCAACCGCCTGAGCGACGGCATCGCCGTGTGGTACGCCGATGGCGGCTGGGCCGAGACGGTGGACCACGCCGACCTTGCTCATGACAAGGCGGACGAAGACCGCCTGGAGGCGATCGGCGCCAAGGCCTATGCCGACAATGAGGTGGTCGACGTCAACCTGATCGACGCTGAAGTCGTCGGCGGCATGGTCGAGCCGGTGCGGTTGCGCGAGAAGATCCGCGCCGCAGGTCCGACCATCCGCAACGATCTCGGCAAGCAGGCCGCCAAGCAGTCGACGTGGGCGGCCTAACAGACACCAGACGCGGGCGGACGCGCCCTGAAAGACGAAGCATGTACCGTTACGATGAGTTCGATCACGATTTTGTCCAGGCCCGCGTCGCCGAGTTCAGCGACCAGGTCCAGCGCCGGCTGTCCGGCGAGATCACCGAGGACCAGTTCAGGCCGCTGCGGCTGATGAACGGCGTCTACCTGCAGCTGCATGCCTACATGCTGCGCATCGCGGTGCCCTATGGCACGCTGAACGGCAAGCAGCTGCGCATGCTCGGCCACATCGCCCGCAAATACGACAAGGGCTATGGCCATTTCACCACGCGCCAGAACATCCAGTTCAACTGGCCGGCGTTGTCGGACATCCCGGCGATCCTGGCGGATCTCGCAAGCGTCGAGATGCACGCCATCCAGACCAGCGGCAATTGCATCCGCAACGTCACCGCCGACCATTTTGCCGGAGCCGCCGCCGACGAGGTCGCCGATCCGCGCCCTTATGCGGAAATCCTGCGCCAGTGGTCGTCGGTGCATCCGGAATTCTCGTTCCTGCCGCGCAAGTTCAAGATCGCGGTGACCGGTGCCGAGCGCGACCGCGCGGCCATCCAGACGCATGACATCGGCCTGCACCTGAAGAAGAATGCCGCCGGCGAACTGGGCTTTGCCGTCTATATCGGCGGCGGCCAGGGCCGCACGCCGATGGTGGCCCGCAAGATCCGCGACTTCCTGCCGGAAGCCGATCTTCTGTCCTACTGCACGGCGATCCTGCGCGTTTACAACCTCTATGGCCGCCGCGACAACAAGTACAAGGCACGCATCAAGATCCTGGTGCACGAGACCGGCGTCGAGGAAATCACCCGCCAGGTCGAGGCCGAGTGGCAAGAACTGAAGGACGCGGAGCTGAAGCTGCCGGATGCCGACATCCGCGCCATCGAGGCTTATTTCGCGCCGCCGGCGCTGACGGATCGGCCGGACGGCGACGAGACGGTCAAACTGGCACGTCTCGATTCCAGGGGCTTCTCGGAATGGCTCGACCAGAACGTGGTGACGCATCGCCATCCCGACTATGCGGCGGTGACGATCTCGCTCAAGGGCATCGGCGAAGTGCCGGGCGACGCTTCGGACAGCCAGATGGAAGCGGTCGCCGACATCGCCGAGAAATACGCTTTCGACGAGCTTCGCGTCAGCCATGAGCAGAACCTGATCCTGCCGCATGTGGCGCGCGCCGACCTCAAGGCCGTGTATGACGCGCTGGTCGACATCGGGTTGGCGACGGCCAATTCCAATTTGATATCGGACATCATCGCGTGCCCGGGCCTCGACTATTGCGCGCTGGCCACGGCGCGCTCGATCCCGATCGCGCAGGAAATTTCGCGCCGCTTCGCCTCGCTGGAGCGGCAGCGCGAGATCGGCGAGTTGAAGCTGAAGATTTCCGGCTGCATCAACGCCTGTGGCCACCACCATGTCGGCCATATCGGCATCCTCGGTGTCGAGAAGAAGGGCTCCGAGCTCTACCAGGTGACGCTGGGCGGCTCGGCCGACGAAAACACGTCGGTCGGCGAGATCATCGGCCGCGGCTTCTCGTCGGAAGAGATCACCGACGCCATCGAGCAGATCGTCGACACCTATCTCGGCCTTCGGCTCAACCCGCAGGAAAAATTCATCGACGCCTACCGCCGAGTCGGTCCCGCGCCGTTCAAGGAGGCGCTCTATGCTGGCGAAGCCAAGGCCGCTTGACCATATAGCCGACGTCGATGACGGCGCCGCCGCCAAGGCGGCGGGGCTCGATGCGCTCTATGGTCACCTGAACGCGCTCGAGATCATCGAACGATCGGCGAGCGATCTGTTTCACGACGAGATCGCGGCCGTGTCGTCCTTCGGGGCGGATTCGGCCGTGCTGCTGCACATGATCTCGGAGATCGACCGTACACTGCCTGTCATCTTCCTCGACACCGGCAAGCATTTCGAGGAGACGCTCGGCTACCGCGACGCGCTCGTCGCCGATTTCGGGCTGACCAACATAAGGGTGATCAAACCCGAGGAAGCGGCGCTCGAGCGGATCGACCCGACGGGCAATTTGCACCAGAGCAATACCGATGCCTGCTGCAACGTGCGCAAGGTCGAGCCGCTGGCGCGTGGCGTTGCACCGTTCCGTGCCTGGTTCACCGGGCGCAAGCGCTTCCAGGCCTCGACGCGCGCCGCACTGCCGGTGTTCGAGGCGGTCGGTCCGCGCATCCGCATCAATCCGCTGGCGCACTGGACGACATCGGACCAGGCGGACTACATGCGTGCGCATGCGCTGCGCGAAAATCCGCTCGTCGCCTATGGCTATCTGTCGATCGGCTGTTTCCCGTGCACGCAACCGGTGCAGCCGGGCGAGGACGCGCGCAGCGGCCGCTGGGCCGGCCATGCCAAGACCGAGTGCGGCATTCACCTGTCGGGGCTGGAAGTATCGCTGACCGACGCATCCCTGTAGGATATGCTGGTATTCAGGTGAGAATGGCTGCAAATGCCAGCTTACTGCGCTTCCGGCCTTCGCCGGCCGAAGCACTCTTGAATGGCCGTGGTAATTAAGGCTACGGTCGGCGAAGGCCGGTGCTCACGTACTTCTAGTACGCTCCGCTCCGGTTCTCGGAAGCCGCCATTTTCGGCGCAGCCTGACCTGAATCTCATCACATGCCGAGCCTGTTCGAATTTAGGAATTTTTGATGACTGAACCGACGACACCGGTCACCCGGCTCTGGACCCCGGATGGTTTTCGCGAGGATGAGTGGACGCATGCCGAGAGTGCGGACGCGCTCACCGGCAATGGCCGCTTCATCCTGCCGCTGCAGGCATTCCTAGATCTCGATCCGGAGGTGCGCCGCTCCGCCAGGGAGCGGCTCGGCGTGGCGCTGCAGCCCGGCGATCAGCTCGAGAAGATAGCCGACCTGCT harbors:
- a CDS encoding host attachment protein, giving the protein MIKLKHGIWIMVADGEKALFLRNAGDNKFPDLQVVQEMEQENPPTREQGSDSPGRYNDGPSVHRSAVEDTDWHRIGKERFADEIVDRLYKLAHGGEFNEIVLIAPPMVLGSMRKKLHKEVEEKVVAEIPKTLTNHAIPEIEAMLRAA
- a CDS encoding cation:proton antiporter, whose translation is MPHDTPLIATIVAGLGLAFVFGALANRFRIPPLVGYLIAGVLVGPNTPGFVADAGVANELAEIGVILLMFGVGLHFSLKDLLSVRAIAVPGAIVQIGFATALGAGLSWMLGWSMGAGVVFGLALSVASTVVLLRALQERRLIETERGRIAVGWLIVEDLAMVLALVLLPALAGALGGQEQADVHASGLLSLPPSYGIWGVVGITLAKVAAFVVVMLVVGRRVIPWILHYVAHTGSRELFRLSVLAIALGVAFGAAKLFGVSLALGAFFAGMIMSESELSHRAAEESLPLRDAFSVLFFVSVGMLFDPFSLVSNGLPILATLAIIVIGKSLAAFVIVVAFGYPLATALMISASLAQIGEFSFILAELGVGLKLLPEQGRDLILAGAILSIVLNPLMFLVVDWMKPWLEARAARTAVPADAKPVGPATEPGQVASVASTSKNEDGPPPKTALTGHAILIGYGRVGGLVGAALRDAGLPFLVIEDADKTLAKLKADGVETVAGNAANAEVFAAANPEGARQLILAIPNAFEAGQVVLRARAANPGINVVARAHSDAEVEHLKGLGADTVIMGEREIARGIVEEVLGRKPEAAEPSAA
- a CDS encoding phosphoadenylyl-sulfate reductase — its product is MLAKPRPLDHIADVDDGAAAKAAGLDALYGHLNALEIIERSASDLFHDEIAAVSSFGADSAVLLHMISEIDRTLPVIFLDTGKHFEETLGYRDALVADFGLTNIRVIKPEEAALERIDPTGNLHQSNTDACCNVRKVEPLARGVAPFRAWFTGRKRFQASTRAALPVFEAVGPRIRINPLAHWTTSDQADYMRAHALRENPLVAYGYLSIGCFPCTQPVQPGEDARSGRWAGHAKTECGIHLSGLEVSLTDASL
- the cysG gene encoding siroheme synthase CysG, which gives rise to MPHTAPKLNAFPVFVRVEGEAVAIVGGGEEALAKARLVGQSSAVLRIIAQDAEPELLAFIAQTGANHVAAAYDVAQLEGAVLVFAASGEEALDRRVAGDARTLGIPVNAVDRPELCDFFTPALVNRAPVAIAIGTEGAGPVLAQILRSRIDRMLSPSLGRLAALAASFRAAAERLPKGNIRRRFWSDFFGGAPARAVEAGELSQAHEAATDLLLSNAPVSGHIALVGAGPGAEDLLTLRAHRLLMEADVIVHDALVPEAVVAMGRRDAERLPVGKRKGCHTKSQAEINALLVELGRQGKRVVRLKSGDPLVFGRAGEEMAALRDAGIAYEVVPGVTAAFAAAADFELPLTLRGVSSSMVFTTGHDLKGNSLPDWAKLAISGATVAVYMGRSVAAEVAGRLIEAGLSPDTAVAVVENASLANRRRFHGTLADLPSLEARADLSGPVMTIIGDAVAGANFERSEPLAAHTHEGVAKATSEKVQS
- a CDS encoding nitrite/sulfite reductase, which translates into the protein MYRYDEFDHDFVQARVAEFSDQVQRRLSGEITEDQFRPLRLMNGVYLQLHAYMLRIAVPYGTLNGKQLRMLGHIARKYDKGYGHFTTRQNIQFNWPALSDIPAILADLASVEMHAIQTSGNCIRNVTADHFAGAAADEVADPRPYAEILRQWSSVHPEFSFLPRKFKIAVTGAERDRAAIQTHDIGLHLKKNAAGELGFAVYIGGGQGRTPMVARKIRDFLPEADLLSYCTAILRVYNLYGRRDNKYKARIKILVHETGVEEITRQVEAEWQELKDAELKLPDADIRAIEAYFAPPALTDRPDGDETVKLARLDSRGFSEWLDQNVVTHRHPDYAAVTISLKGIGEVPGDASDSQMEAVADIAEKYAFDELRVSHEQNLILPHVARADLKAVYDALVDIGLATANSNLISDIIACPGLDYCALATARSIPIAQEISRRFASLERQREIGELKLKISGCINACGHHHVGHIGILGVEKKGSELYQVTLGGSADENTSVGEIIGRGFSSEEITDAIEQIVDTYLGLRLNPQEKFIDAYRRVGPAPFKEALYAGEAKAA
- a CDS encoding DUF2849 domain-containing protein, whose translation is MKILTANRLSDGIAVWYADGGWAETVDHADLAHDKADEDRLEAIGAKAYADNEVVDVNLIDAEVVGGMVEPVRLREKIRAAGPTIRNDLGKQAAKQSTWAA